One part of the Vibrio palustris genome encodes these proteins:
- the ftsW gene encoding cell division protein FtsW: MVLSQPLQKSIQWLKTPSPEALFDRQLVWIALGLMLIGLVMVTSASFPISTRLTHQPFHFMERHAFFLFLSVCTASVVMRVPMEKWMKFSSPLLALSAFLLLVVLVAGHSVNGASRWIPLGLFNLQPAEVAKLSLFMFMSGYLVRKQDEVRETFFGGFMKPIMVFGTLAVLLLCQPDLGTVVVMLVTLFGMLFIAGAKLTQFLALMVAGILAVVGLIAAEPYRIRRVTSFMDPWEDPFGSGYQLTQSLMAFGRGEWFGQGLGNSVQKLEYLPEAHTDFVFAVLGEELGFVGVVLVLILIFSLVLKAIFIGKKAFEHDEYFGGYLAFGIGIWFAFQTLVNVGAAAGIVPTKGLTLPLISYGGSSLIVMSVAVAMLLRIDYECRIKVSHPTEETVNNENK, translated from the coding sequence TTGGTGTTATCCCAGCCCTTGCAAAAAAGTATTCAATGGTTAAAAACGCCATCACCTGAGGCCTTATTTGATAGGCAGCTCGTCTGGATTGCCCTCGGACTGATGTTGATTGGCCTTGTTATGGTGACCTCGGCGTCTTTCCCTATTAGTACGCGTTTAACGCATCAACCGTTTCATTTCATGGAGCGCCATGCGTTTTTCTTGTTTCTGTCGGTTTGTACCGCTTCTGTCGTCATGCGGGTTCCGATGGAAAAGTGGATGAAATTTAGCTCTCCGCTATTGGCACTATCGGCATTTTTGTTATTAGTGGTTTTGGTGGCTGGACACTCTGTTAACGGCGCTTCACGTTGGATCCCTCTGGGGTTGTTTAACTTACAACCTGCAGAGGTGGCGAAGTTGTCTTTGTTCATGTTCATGTCTGGTTACCTAGTACGTAAACAAGATGAGGTACGTGAAACCTTCTTTGGTGGCTTTATGAAGCCTATCATGGTATTTGGTACGCTGGCGGTATTACTCTTGTGTCAGCCCGACCTGGGTACGGTTGTTGTTATGCTGGTGACGTTATTTGGGATGTTATTTATCGCCGGTGCTAAGCTCACGCAATTTTTAGCGTTGATGGTGGCTGGGATTCTTGCCGTCGTTGGCTTGATTGCCGCGGAACCCTATCGAATTCGCCGTGTCACCTCGTTTATGGATCCATGGGAAGACCCGTTCGGGAGTGGCTATCAGTTAACGCAATCATTGATGGCTTTTGGCCGAGGTGAATGGTTTGGCCAAGGATTAGGTAATTCAGTACAGAAGCTTGAGTACTTACCAGAAGCGCATACCGACTTTGTGTTTGCCGTATTAGGCGAAGAACTTGGGTTTGTTGGCGTTGTTCTCGTGCTCATACTTATCTTTAGCTTGGTGCTGAAAGCGATTTTTATTGGTAAGAAAGCATTTGAACATGATGAATATTTTGGAGGCTATTTAGCGTTTGGTATTGGGATCTGGTTTGCTTTCCAAACACTCGTCAATGTCGGCGCGGCCGCCGGTATTGTGCCAACAAAAGGTCTGACGTTACCACTAATCAGTTATGGTGGTTCCAGTTTGATTGTCATGTCGGTGGCGGTTGCGATGTTATTACGCATTGACTACGAATGCCGAATTAAAGTCAGCCATCCAACAGAAGAAACAGTGAACAATGAAAACAAATAA
- the murG gene encoding undecaprenyldiphospho-muramoylpentapeptide beta-N-acetylglucosaminyltransferase, whose product MKTNKRLMVMAGGTGGHVFPGLAVAKQLQQQGWEIRWLGTADRMEADLVPKHGIEIDFIRVKGLRGQGVLKLLKAPFQIVNAILQARRHMKRWQPDVVLGMGGYVSGPGGIAAWLLGVPVVLHEQNAVAGLTNQWLAKIATKVFQAFAGAFNDVPVVGNPVRGDVSRLPAPQERMSERQGPIRILVMGGSQGARILNQTLPQVLEKLDGEAYEIHHQAGKNQHEAVISAYQEAHISNVQVTEFIDDVANAYAWADLLVCRSGALTVSEVSAAGVAAIFVPFMHKDRQQALNADHLVECGAALMIEQPNLTVALMAETIHNLDRPTLMTMGIKARSAAKLDADKVVADAITSLTEE is encoded by the coding sequence ATGAAAACAAATAAACGATTAATGGTAATGGCTGGTGGTACTGGAGGACATGTTTTTCCAGGCTTGGCCGTTGCAAAGCAATTACAGCAGCAAGGATGGGAAATCCGCTGGCTGGGTACCGCGGATCGAATGGAAGCGGATTTAGTGCCTAAACATGGTATTGAGATTGATTTTATCCGCGTTAAAGGTTTAAGAGGCCAAGGGGTTCTTAAGTTACTAAAAGCGCCTTTTCAAATTGTTAATGCTATTTTGCAAGCTCGTCGCCATATGAAGCGTTGGCAGCCTGATGTGGTATTAGGCATGGGCGGCTATGTGAGTGGGCCCGGTGGTATCGCAGCGTGGTTGCTGGGTGTTCCGGTGGTACTACATGAACAAAATGCGGTCGCTGGGTTAACTAACCAATGGTTAGCAAAAATTGCGACCAAAGTGTTTCAAGCATTTGCGGGTGCCTTTAACGATGTACCGGTAGTCGGAAATCCAGTGCGTGGCGATGTGAGTCGCTTACCCGCTCCGCAAGAGCGTATGTCCGAAAGACAAGGACCGATTCGTATTTTGGTGATGGGGGGAAGCCAAGGCGCGCGTATCCTCAATCAAACCTTACCCCAAGTGCTAGAAAAATTGGATGGTGAAGCCTATGAAATTCATCATCAAGCGGGCAAAAACCAACATGAAGCCGTGATCAGTGCTTATCAAGAAGCCCATATTAGTAATGTGCAAGTTACTGAATTTATTGATGACGTTGCTAATGCGTATGCATGGGCTGATTTACTCGTATGCCGTTCTGGTGCTTTGACTGTCTCAGAAGTGTCAGCAGCGGGGGTTGCCGCTATTTTTGTCCCTTTTATGCATAAAGACCGTCAACAAGCGTTAAATGCTGATCATCTCGTTGAGTGTGGCGCTGCATTAATGATTGAGCAGCCCAATTTAACCGTGGCACTGATGGCAGAGACCATACACAATTTGGACCGCCCGACGCTGATGACGATGGGAATCAAAGCACGCTCTGCAGCGAAGCTTGATGCCGATAAAGTGGTCGCCGATGCGATTACTTCCCTGACTGAAGAATGA
- the murD gene encoding UDP-N-acetylmuramoyl-L-alanine--D-glutamate ligase, translating into MDHWHNIDNVVVVGLGITGLSVVNYLQKYQPQVTVRVIDTRETPPGIERLDQSIAIHTGSWQLEWLLEADLVVTNPGIALATAEIQRVLDANIPVVGDVELFAWHVNKPVIAITGSNGKSTVTDLTGVLANASGIKTAVGGNIGVPALDLLEEEADLYVLELSSFQLETTYNLSLVAGAFLNLSEDHMDRYTGMDGYRLAKQRIFQHATTGVYNADEPVTYPDITLENTLSFGLRQSADYTLANYDDEPYLFAQGLPILPASHLSLVGMHNTANVLTVFALLDAANVDYQDSLETLKSYTGLTHRCQLVADNHGISWVNDSKATNVASTEAALSGLHLNGTLYLLVGGVGKGADFSPLAAHFAALPLKLCCFGRDGKQFLDLHPSAEYFDSIEHIIQSIRPQLKPGDMVMLSPACASFDQFKSFMHRGDVFTALAKHYA; encoded by the coding sequence ATGGATCATTGGCACAACATTGATAACGTTGTGGTGGTAGGGCTCGGTATTACCGGGCTCTCAGTCGTTAATTACTTGCAAAAATACCAACCTCAAGTCACGGTGCGAGTGATTGATACACGTGAAACTCCGCCGGGAATTGAACGTCTAGACCAAAGTATCGCGATACATACGGGTAGTTGGCAGCTTGAATGGCTATTAGAAGCCGATTTGGTCGTCACTAATCCGGGGATCGCGCTGGCAACCGCAGAGATTCAGCGTGTGTTAGATGCTAACATCCCCGTTGTTGGAGATGTTGAGTTGTTCGCTTGGCATGTGAATAAACCGGTAATTGCTATTACTGGCTCTAACGGCAAAAGTACAGTCACGGACTTAACCGGTGTGTTGGCCAATGCGAGCGGTATCAAAACGGCTGTCGGTGGTAATATCGGCGTGCCAGCCCTCGATTTATTGGAAGAAGAGGCGGACCTCTACGTATTAGAGTTATCTAGCTTTCAATTAGAAACTACCTATAATCTATCGTTAGTTGCAGGCGCTTTTTTAAACCTGTCAGAAGATCATATGGATCGTTATACGGGGATGGACGGTTATCGCCTGGCCAAGCAACGTATTTTTCAGCACGCCACGACTGGTGTTTATAACGCTGATGAGCCTGTGACTTATCCCGATATCACGTTAGAAAATACACTCAGTTTTGGTTTACGCCAATCAGCAGACTATACCTTAGCGAATTATGACGATGAGCCATATTTGTTTGCTCAAGGTTTGCCAATATTACCAGCAAGTCACTTGAGTTTGGTTGGTATGCATAATACTGCCAATGTTTTAACGGTATTCGCCTTGCTTGATGCGGCCAATGTCGATTATCAAGATTCGCTAGAGACGTTGAAGTCTTACACTGGACTGACACATCGATGTCAGCTTGTTGCGGATAATCATGGAATTAGTTGGGTTAATGATTCTAAAGCAACGAATGTGGCGAGCACTGAAGCGGCGTTATCTGGTTTGCACTTAAACGGAACGCTCTACCTGTTGGTAGGTGGCGTTGGTAAAGGTGCTGATTTCTCACCATTGGCGGCACATTTTGCAGCATTACCCCTAAAATTATGTTGTTTCGGGCGAGATGGAAAACAGTTTTTAGATTTACATCCATCCGCCGAATACTTTGATTCAATAGAGCACATTATCCAGTCAATCCGTCCACAATTAAAGCCGGGTGATATGGTGATGCTGTCTCCTGCTTGCGCGAGTTTTGACCAGTTCAAAAGTTTTATGCATCGTGGTGATGTATTTACGGCACTCGCCAAACACTACGCATAA
- the ftsL gene encoding cell division protein FtsL — protein sequence MSQPSPKLAKIILFDLLKVGRIPLILMALIFASAMGVVLTTHDTRQSVSRLNQVQSERFHLDNEWRNLIIEETALAEHSRVQEIAEEQLHMQRPDADKEVVINLK from the coding sequence ATGTCTCAGCCATCTCCTAAACTTGCCAAAATTATTTTATTCGACCTGCTTAAGGTAGGTCGTATTCCTCTGATTCTCATGGCTTTGATTTTTGCCAGTGCGATGGGGGTTGTTCTTACTACGCATGACACTCGTCAATCCGTCTCTCGTCTAAATCAGGTGCAAAGTGAGCGCTTTCATCTCGATAATGAATGGCGCAATCTTATCATTGAAGAAACAGCCTTGGCTGAGCATAGCCGTGTTCAGGAAATTGCAGAAGAGCAGTTACACATGCAGCGTCCTGATGCGGACAAAGAAGTAGTGATTAATCTGAAATGA
- the mraY gene encoding phospho-N-acetylmuramoyl-pentapeptide-transferase, whose product MIIWLADLLQPYFSFFRLFEYLSFRAIVSILTALSLSLWMGPRLIKRLQLLQIGQVVRNDGPESHFSKRGTPTMGGLMILGSITVTVLLWADLSNPYVWAVLGVLIGYGIIGFIDDYRKVVRKNTDGLIARWKYFWQSAIALVVSFALYAYGQDTAVTQLVVPFFKDVMPQLGFMFIILSYFVIVGTSNAVNLTDGLDGLAIMPTVLVAAGFAVIAWATGNVNFADYLHIPYVANASELVVVCTAIVGAGLGFLWFNTYPAQVFMGDVGSLALGGALGTIAVLVRQEFVLVIMGGVFVIETLSVILQVGSYKLRGQRIFRMAPIHHHYELKGWPEPRVIVRFWIISIVLVLIGLATLKVR is encoded by the coding sequence ATGATTATTTGGCTTGCGGATTTGCTTCAGCCATATTTCTCGTTTTTTCGTTTATTTGAATACCTATCGTTTCGCGCGATTGTCAGTATTTTAACGGCATTAAGCCTTTCGCTGTGGATGGGACCTCGTCTTATTAAACGGTTACAGTTACTGCAAATCGGACAAGTTGTACGTAATGATGGGCCAGAATCACACTTTAGTAAGCGTGGTACGCCGACAATGGGCGGACTTATGATTCTGGGGTCAATTACCGTCACTGTTTTGCTGTGGGCCGACTTATCGAATCCTTACGTTTGGGCGGTATTAGGAGTGCTCATTGGTTATGGGATTATCGGATTCATCGATGACTATCGTAAAGTGGTGCGCAAGAATACTGATGGTTTGATTGCTCGCTGGAAATATTTTTGGCAGTCGGCAATCGCCTTGGTGGTGTCGTTCGCGCTTTACGCTTATGGCCAAGATACGGCAGTTACACAACTCGTTGTCCCATTTTTTAAAGATGTCATGCCTCAATTAGGCTTTATGTTCATCATTCTGAGTTATTTTGTGATTGTGGGCACCAGTAATGCGGTCAACTTAACGGATGGGTTAGATGGTTTAGCGATCATGCCTACAGTGCTAGTCGCGGCAGGTTTTGCTGTGATTGCATGGGCGACGGGCAATGTAAACTTTGCGGACTACTTACACATTCCTTATGTCGCGAATGCGTCGGAATTAGTGGTGGTATGTACGGCGATCGTTGGAGCAGGCCTAGGCTTTTTATGGTTTAACACCTATCCAGCACAAGTGTTCATGGGCGATGTGGGCTCATTGGCGCTTGGTGGAGCGTTAGGTACGATTGCGGTATTGGTACGCCAAGAATTTGTGTTGGTGATCATGGGGGGTGTGTTTGTGATTGAGACCTTATCGGTCATTTTGCAAGTCGGCTCGTATAAGTTGCGGGGGCAGCGTATTTTCCGTATGGCTCCTATCCATCATCACTATGAACTGAAAGGATGGCCTGAGCCGCGTGTTATCGTGCGTTTTTGGATTATCTCTATTGTATTAGTGTTAATTGGATTAGCGACGCTCAAAGTGCGCTAA
- a CDS encoding UDP-N-acetylmuramoyl-tripeptide--D-alanyl-D-alanine ligase, protein MITTSLQDIAHAVNGQRYGDNLTIEYVSTDTRDINAHTLFIALVGDRFDAHDFIEQAAEAGAVAAMVSKPLEFDFPHIVVADTRIALGQLATWIHQRSQTPTIGITGSCGKTTVKEMVASILSLQGQVLFTAGNFNNDIGVPLTLLRSTKEDKFAVIEMGANHIGEIAYTTQLVNPDVALVNNVAAAHLEGFGSIDGVKQAKGEIYQGLSNNGTALVNLDSYSQKWYETVLAGKNIKTFSIHDHNADFFPKNIRLNDEGQASFILCSPQGNISVTLGMIGQHNVANALAAAALSFEMGASLDDVAKGLASLQPVKGRVSAIELSKTVKLIDDSYNASVPAMKAAVDLLGSFTTTRWLILGNMAELGHESLALHRQVGEHANPFQFEHVLTYGDDTKVISEVCQGRHFATHEDMIEFILQQLQKEHKSTHTLLVKGALSSGMGKVVAALKEIYT, encoded by the coding sequence ATGATTACGACTTCCTTACAAGATATCGCCCATGCCGTAAACGGACAACGCTATGGTGACAACTTAACCATTGAGTATGTATCAACCGATACGCGTGATATTAATGCACACACGTTATTTATTGCCTTAGTTGGTGATCGTTTTGACGCTCATGATTTTATCGAACAAGCGGCAGAAGCTGGGGCGGTGGCCGCGATGGTTTCGAAACCTTTAGAGTTCGATTTTCCGCATATCGTGGTTGCTGATACTCGTATTGCTTTGGGGCAATTAGCGACCTGGATCCATCAGCGTTCACAAACTCCAACCATTGGCATTACTGGTAGCTGTGGCAAAACCACGGTCAAAGAAATGGTCGCGAGCATCTTATCGTTACAAGGTCAGGTGTTGTTTACCGCCGGTAATTTCAATAATGATATAGGCGTACCGTTGACGTTATTGCGCTCAACCAAGGAAGATAAATTTGCTGTGATTGAGATGGGCGCTAATCATATTGGTGAAATTGCGTATACCACGCAGTTAGTCAATCCCGATGTCGCTTTAGTCAATAATGTTGCAGCTGCCCACCTTGAAGGCTTTGGTTCTATCGATGGTGTAAAACAAGCGAAAGGCGAAATTTATCAAGGGTTGTCTAATAACGGAACCGCATTGGTGAATCTCGATAGCTACAGTCAAAAATGGTATGAGACCGTTCTCGCGGGTAAAAACATTAAAACTTTTTCTATCCATGATCACAATGCTGACTTTTTTCCGAAAAATATCAGGCTTAATGACGAGGGGCAGGCAAGTTTTATCTTATGCTCACCGCAAGGTAATATTTCTGTCACGTTGGGCATGATTGGTCAGCATAACGTCGCCAATGCATTAGCCGCTGCCGCGTTATCCTTTGAAATGGGCGCGAGCTTAGATGATGTTGCGAAAGGTTTGGCAAGTTTACAACCAGTTAAAGGACGAGTCAGTGCTATCGAGTTATCAAAAACAGTGAAACTGATTGATGATAGCTATAATGCGAGCGTTCCTGCGATGAAAGCCGCCGTTGATTTATTAGGTAGCTTTACGACCACACGCTGGTTAATTTTAGGTAATATGGCCGAGTTAGGGCATGAAAGCCTTGCACTTCACCGACAAGTCGGTGAACATGCGAACCCATTTCAGTTTGAGCATGTTTTAACTTACGGTGATGACACCAAAGTCATCAGTGAAGTGTGTCAAGGTCGTCACTTTGCCACCCATGAAGACATGATTGAGTTTATTTTGCAGCAACTACAAAAAGAGCATAAATCCACCCATACTTTGCTGGTTAAAGGCGCGCTAAGTTCAGGGATGGGAAAGGTTGTTGCTGCACTTAAGGAGATATACACATGA
- a CDS encoding penicillin-binding transpeptidase domain-containing protein, with protein MKKPFKSKKPQAPNTKKRQKDTAYDPLFIRWRFYLILGFVFVAFAILVIRAAYIQVIEPDNLIHQSDLRTVRAKTIHSERGMITDRSGEALAVSVPVDAVWADPATIIKKGSLKEKDRWYALADVLNLDRQGLIKRIKSHKKRRFIYLQRQVNSAMANYIRELKLPGVGLKSESRRYYPAGEVSAHVVGVTGIDGHGLEGIERSYDKWLTGEAGKQIIRKDRYGNVVENISLDKSQAGKPLKLTIDQRLQAIAFRAVKQAMADYRATSASAVLIDVKTGNVLAMVNAPSYNPNNRSDYQNFKMRNRVVTDAFEPGSTVKPFVVLASLENGTADEHTIIDVGNGSMRIGGARVRDSDRIKGGKASLQMILKKSSNVGVSKLSLRMPIEALLGMYRSVGLGETSGLNLPGESTGIFPSRQRWSDFERATIAFGYGLSITPIQLAHAYATLGNMGKYQPLHLIENQTSQNLEHQVANPHYVREVLNMLETVTQPGGTATKAAVPGYRIAAKTGTSRKAAAGGYSDEYFAYTAGVAPVSNPRLSLVVMVNEPQGDSYYGGAVAGPVFGKIMKGALQILNIAPDENKFKNDNND; from the coding sequence ATGAAAAAACCATTCAAGAGTAAAAAACCGCAAGCCCCAAATACCAAAAAACGTCAGAAAGACACCGCCTACGATCCTTTATTCATACGCTGGCGTTTTTATTTAATTCTCGGATTCGTTTTTGTCGCGTTTGCTATTTTGGTGATCCGCGCTGCCTATATACAAGTGATTGAACCTGACAATCTTATCCACCAAAGCGATTTGCGTACTGTCCGAGCGAAAACCATTCACTCAGAGCGCGGTATGATCACCGATCGAAGTGGTGAAGCGCTTGCCGTCAGTGTCCCTGTCGATGCGGTGTGGGCCGATCCTGCCACTATTATAAAAAAAGGCAGTTTAAAAGAAAAAGATCGCTGGTATGCACTGGCTGATGTCTTGAATTTGGATCGCCAAGGCTTGATTAAGCGGATTAAATCTCATAAAAAGCGTCGCTTTATTTATTTACAACGCCAAGTCAACTCGGCGATGGCTAATTACATTCGCGAGCTTAAGCTGCCGGGAGTGGGGCTAAAATCCGAATCTCGCCGCTACTATCCAGCGGGTGAAGTGAGCGCTCATGTTGTTGGTGTGACCGGAATTGACGGCCATGGCCTGGAAGGGATTGAACGCAGTTACGATAAATGGCTCACTGGCGAAGCGGGTAAACAAATTATTCGCAAAGATCGCTATGGCAATGTGGTTGAGAATATTTCTTTAGATAAGAGCCAAGCGGGTAAACCACTGAAGTTAACGATTGATCAGCGTTTACAAGCCATTGCGTTTCGCGCGGTTAAACAAGCTATGGCGGATTATCGCGCCACCTCCGCTTCTGCCGTTTTAATTGATGTAAAAACCGGTAACGTTTTGGCAATGGTCAATGCGCCGTCTTATAACCCGAATAATCGCTCTGATTATCAGAACTTTAAAATGCGCAACCGTGTCGTCACTGATGCATTTGAGCCTGGTTCAACCGTTAAGCCATTTGTGGTCTTAGCGTCTCTGGAAAATGGTACAGCCGATGAGCATACTATTATTGATGTTGGTAATGGCTCGATGCGCATTGGCGGAGCTCGTGTTCGTGACTCTGACCGGATTAAAGGCGGTAAAGCGTCATTGCAAATGATTTTGAAAAAATCCAGTAACGTCGGCGTTTCTAAGCTGTCATTGCGTATGCCGATTGAGGCGTTACTTGGCATGTATCGCTCGGTAGGGTTAGGTGAAACCTCAGGGCTGAATTTACCGGGTGAAAGCACTGGTATTTTCCCGAGCCGCCAACGTTGGTCTGATTTTGAGCGAGCGACTATTGCTTTCGGTTATGGGTTGTCGATAACCCCTATTCAGTTGGCACATGCATACGCGACCTTAGGTAATATGGGTAAATACCAACCTTTGCATTTGATAGAGAATCAAACCAGCCAGAATTTAGAGCATCAAGTTGCCAACCCTCACTATGTGCGTGAAGTTCTTAATATGCTAGAAACCGTGACGCAACCTGGAGGGACAGCCACCAAAGCGGCGGTACCAGGTTATCGTATTGCAGCCAAAACGGGGACATCTCGTAAAGCCGCCGCTGGTGGTTATAGCGATGAATACTTTGCTTATACGGCCGGAGTTGCGCCAGTGAGCAATCCACGTTTGTCATTAGTTGTGATGGTCAATGAGCCGCAAGGTGACTCGTATTATGGTGGCGCGGTTGCCGGCCCCGTGTTTGGTAAAATCATGAAAGGTGCATTGCAAATCCTCAATATTGCGCCGGATGAAAACAAATTTAAGAATGATAACAACGATTAA
- the murE gene encoding UDP-N-acetylmuramoyl-L-alanyl-D-glutamate--2,6-diaminopimelate ligase, translated as MKEVIEKLGKTLGDLLHPWCSIATPSIAQILVTDLQLDSRRVQVASTFVAIVGHAIDGREFIHKAIAQGANAVIAQADNSHSHGEIKHVDGIPIVYVANLGEHLSWLGRQLYGAHKNQAIGVTGTNGKTTISQLIAQWLTLLKTPAAVMGTTGNGFLDALEPAINTTGNAIEIQQTLSQLSHQGAQYTALEVSSHGLVQGRVKAVDFVACVFSNLSRDHLDYHGTMEDYAAAKKQLFTEHKRGAAIINVDDEVGRCWATSLENVIGVSLFSQPQTARAVWAQQVEYADSGIVIHFSGSWGEGILHTPLIGEFNACNVLLAFTTLLSLGIDKDLLMTTAPALQAVIGRMELFHRVGQAKVVIDYAHTPDALEKALSALRIHCQGRLWAIVGCGGDRDRGKRPVMARVAEQFADQVILTDDNPRSESPDQIIADMQAGLMHPQQCQIEHSRFEALSLALASSASDDIILLAGKGHEDYQIIGDKRVHYSDRESARTLLGGHS; from the coding sequence ATGAAAGAAGTCATAGAGAAATTAGGTAAGACACTTGGGGATTTATTGCATCCTTGGTGCTCTATCGCAACGCCAAGCATTGCGCAAATCCTGGTCACCGATTTACAACTGGATAGTCGTCGAGTTCAAGTCGCGAGTACCTTTGTTGCCATTGTTGGCCATGCCATTGATGGACGTGAGTTTATCCATAAAGCAATCGCGCAGGGAGCCAATGCGGTGATTGCTCAAGCCGATAATAGCCATTCACATGGTGAGATTAAGCATGTCGATGGCATCCCGATTGTGTATGTTGCAAACTTAGGCGAACACTTATCGTGGCTAGGGCGGCAGTTGTACGGTGCACATAAAAATCAAGCAATTGGCGTAACAGGGACGAATGGTAAAACGACTATTTCGCAACTGATTGCGCAGTGGCTGACATTACTAAAAACGCCTGCTGCGGTAATGGGAACCACTGGTAATGGGTTTCTAGATGCACTTGAACCGGCGATTAATACCACTGGTAATGCAATTGAAATTCAGCAAACACTAAGCCAATTGAGCCATCAAGGAGCGCAATACACCGCCTTAGAAGTATCCTCTCATGGTTTAGTGCAAGGTCGAGTCAAAGCGGTCGATTTTGTCGCGTGTGTTTTTTCCAATCTCAGTCGAGATCATTTGGATTATCACGGTACAATGGAAGACTATGCTGCGGCTAAAAAACAGTTATTTACTGAACATAAACGCGGCGCAGCCATTATTAATGTTGATGATGAAGTAGGCCGCTGTTGGGCGACGTCACTTGAGAATGTCATTGGTGTGTCGCTTTTCTCTCAGCCACAAACCGCGCGCGCAGTATGGGCTCAACAGGTTGAGTATGCTGACTCTGGAATTGTGATCCATTTTTCTGGTTCATGGGGAGAAGGCATATTGCATACGCCACTGATTGGTGAGTTTAACGCGTGTAATGTGTTGTTGGCATTCACGACATTGCTTTCTTTAGGGATTGATAAAGATTTATTAATGACTACGGCGCCTGCACTTCAAGCCGTGATTGGCCGGATGGAGTTATTCCACCGTGTAGGTCAAGCCAAAGTGGTGATCGATTATGCACATACACCTGATGCCTTAGAGAAGGCCTTATCGGCACTGCGCATTCATTGCCAAGGTCGTTTATGGGCGATTGTCGGTTGTGGCGGCGATCGCGATCGCGGCAAAAGACCGGTGATGGCTAGGGTGGCCGAGCAATTCGCTGATCAAGTCATTTTGACCGATGATAATCCACGGAGTGAATCACCAGATCAAATTATAGCGGATATGCAAGCTGGCTTAATGCATCCTCAACAATGCCAGATAGAACACAGCCGATTCGAGGCTTTATCTTTAGCGTTAGCAAGTTCAGCAAGCGACGATATTATTTTGCTCGCAGGTAAAGGCCACGAAGATTATCAAATTATCGGCGATAAGCGTGTACATTATTCTGATCGCGAATCAGCCCGAACGTTATTGGGGGGACACTCATGA